Proteins from a single region of Acidovorax sp. NCPPB 3576:
- a CDS encoding IS5 family transposase, with the protein MRGADTFTESLFSVRKLDDFVPASHPLRPIRKMVNAALAKMDALFSRMYEADIKGGRPSIAPEKLLRAMLLQVLYSVRSERQLMEQVQYNLLFRWFIGLSMDDEVWVPSVFTKNRERLIEHDAVIEFFNEVLKIADKKHWLSGEHFSVDGTLIQAWAGHKSFARKGDDDASGDGRDGNSDNTDDGHGADAKANSDGGNFKGQRRSNDTHESTTDADARLYRKGNTASELRYMGHTLSDNRHGLVANAVVTLADGYAEREAAKAMINDARQAQADPMRTITLGADKGYDACEFIEACQAMNVTPHVAQNKSGRNSAVPEAIAQSEGYAVSQQKRKLIEQGFGWAKTVGGMRQVMVRGIKRVDQMFVLTMAGYNLVRMRTLGQWGQVRAQAVH; encoded by the coding sequence ATGCGCGGCGCCGACACCTTCACCGAGAGCCTGTTTTCCGTTCGCAAGCTCGACGACTTTGTCCCAGCCTCGCATCCCCTGCGTCCCATCCGCAAGATGGTCAACGCAGCCTTGGCCAAGATGGATGCCCTGTTCTCGCGCATGTACGAAGCAGACATCAAAGGCGGGCGCCCCAGCATCGCCCCCGAGAAGCTGCTGCGCGCCATGCTGCTGCAAGTGCTGTACAGCGTGCGCTCGGAGCGCCAGTTGATGGAGCAGGTGCAGTACAACCTCTTGTTTCGCTGGTTCATAGGCCTGTCCATGGACGACGAGGTCTGGGTACCCAGCGTGTTCACCAAGAATCGTGAGCGCCTGATCGAGCACGACGCCGTGATCGAGTTCTTCAACGAAGTGCTCAAGATCGCCGACAAGAAGCACTGGCTCTCGGGCGAGCACTTCAGTGTGGACGGCACGCTCATCCAGGCCTGGGCGGGCCACAAGAGCTTCGCGCGCAAAGGCGACGATGACGCGAGCGGTGATGGTCGTGATGGCAATAGTGACAACACAGATGATGGCCATGGTGCAGATGCCAAAGCCAACAGCGATGGCGGCAACTTCAAGGGCCAGCGGCGCAGCAACGACACCCACGAATCCACAACCGATGCCGATGCCCGGCTGTACCGCAAAGGCAATACCGCCAGCGAACTGCGCTACATGGGGCACACCCTGAGCGACAACCGCCACGGGCTGGTGGCCAATGCGGTAGTCACGCTGGCCGATGGCTACGCAGAACGGGAAGCAGCCAAGGCCATGATCAACGACGCCAGGCAGGCGCAGGCCGATCCCATGCGAACCATCACGCTGGGGGCAGACAAAGGCTATGACGCATGCGAATTCATTGAAGCGTGCCAGGCCATGAACGTCACGCCCCACGTGGCCCAGAACAAGTCAGGCAGAAACTCGGCCGTGCCCGAAGCCATTGCGCAAAGCGAAGGCTACGCGGTATCGCAACAAAAGAGAAAGCTCATCGAGCAAGGCTTTGGCTGGGCCAAGACCGTGGGCGGCATGAGGCAGGTGATGGTGCGAGGAATCAAGCGCGTGGACCAGATGTTCGTGCTGACGATGGCGGGCTACAACCTGGTGCGCATGCGCACGCTGGGGCAATGGGGACAGGTGCGTGCGCAGGCAGTGCATTGA